A stretch of the Carettochelys insculpta isolate YL-2023 unplaced genomic scaffold, ASM3395843v1 scaffold_0039, whole genome shotgun sequence genome encodes the following:
- the LOC142006075 gene encoding astacin-like metalloendopeptidase, protein MAVLDSNHISPSLALPPGGRGDSFQPREPRSTAGTPLTGDEILSINQELILPEVPESSFLMEGDIVKVSPGREFSSASRKWPKRRGTVRIPYILSHQYDAPSVKVIQDALADFAKVTCVTFVPYSYQRDFVSITPLSGCFSSVGHSGGMQVVSLAPSCLRQGKGVALHELMHVVGFWHEHSRADRDKYIRISWNEILTGFEINFMKSWTSNMLVGYDYSSVMHYGRYAFSMTGLPTIVPLSNPDVPLGQRWNLSHSDIARVNKLYKCSQMAPGSADVMTSSLETQTELARAEIPSSSEESAEAHTAELPLRSSHPEQDLQQLQEAKMGAKLLSPPEDQLRDGYKKPVTQEEKHMHLLL, encoded by the exons ATGGCTGTCCTGGACTCTAACCACATCTCCCCTTCCTTAGCTCTGCCCCCAGGAGGCCGTGGTGACTCCTTCCAGCCCAGAGAGCCTCGCAGTACTGCTGGGACTCCCCTGACTGGCGACGAGATCCTCAGCATTAACCAAG AGCTCATCCTACCAGAGGTCCCAGAGAGCAGCTTCCTGATGGAGGGTGACATCGTCAAGGTG aGCCCTGGCAGAGAGTTCTCTTCTGCAAGCCGGAAATGGCCAAAGAGGAGAGGCACGGTGCGGATCCCATACATCCTTTCCCACCAATACG acgCACCCAGTGTGAAGGTCATCCAGGACGCACTGGCAGACTTCGCTAAGGTCACGTGTGTGACATTCGTTCCGTACTCGTACCAGAGAGACTTCGTCTCCATCACACCCCTGTCAGG GTGCTTCTCCAGTGTTGGTCATTCTGGTGGGATGCAGGTGGTCTCCTTGGCCCCATCTTGCCTGcgccaggggaagggggtggcTCTGCACGAGCTCATGCATGTGGTGGGTTTCTGGCACGAGCACTCCAGGGCTGACCGGGACAAGTACATTCGCATCTCCTGGAATGAAATTTTGACTG gctttgaaattaacttcatgAAATCCTGGACTAGCAACATGCTGGTGGGCTATGACTACTCCTCGGTCATGCACTACGGCAG GTATGCCTTCAGCATGACTGGCTTGCCCACCATTGTGCCACTATCCAACCCTGATGTTCCTCTTGGGCAGAGGTGGAACCTGAGCCATTCGGATATTGCCAGAGTCAACAAGCTGTACAAGTGTTCTCAGATGGCGCCTGGCTCAg CTGATGTCATGACCTCATCTCTGGAGACTCAGACTGAGCTGGCCAGAGCAGAGATCCCCAGCTCCTCAGAGGAGAGTGCAGAGGCACACACAGCAGAACTGCCTCTCAGATCATCCCACCCTGAGCAA GatctgcagcagctgcaagaagCAAAGATGGGAGCCAAGCTGCTGTCCCCACCAGAAGATCAACTGAGAGATGGATACAAGAAACCAGTAACACAAGAGGAGAAACATATGCACCTGCTTCTGTGA